In Elaeis guineensis isolate ETL-2024a chromosome 1, EG11, whole genome shotgun sequence, a genomic segment contains:
- the LOC140850843 gene encoding calmodulin-binding receptor-like cytoplasmic kinase 3 — MAHFILPLLILMQLPWCLLCESVPTLSKVCRFDHVAYSKSSDGYHLSINQERIEDPVLICEALETYFKSGCLLCDSQVESWRRIGKEYCRQDFNVPVNVRCNHISVDLVRRAGRKLLLPLSANVSNFEQLTRKGQLQEEELDIKHSSPSDNVPLAVPGIFLICCAFMCPCVHARRKERSEHNVLARQLNSMDSVSSIEVGSTSGKIPTTPLRVPPSPSRFSLSPQLSTIGSVNLSINQIIKATQSFSPSLRLGEGGFGTVYKAVLPDGLIVAIKRAKKEHIPALRDEFSNEVELLAKIEHQNLVRLLGYTDKGNERIIITEYVPNGTLREHLDGQHGKILDFKQRLEIAIDVAHALTYLHLYAEKTIIHRDVKSSNILLTESYRAKVSDFGFARTGPSDTEQTHISTKVKGTAGYLDPEYLRTYQLTPKSDVFSFGILLIEILSGRRPVELKRGIDERITVRWAFHKYNVGNPRDILDPLLEEVVDEEVLGKMLSLAFQCAAPTRDDRPDMKEVGEQLWEIRREFRKSFSKSIM; from the exons ATGGCTCATTTTATTCTGCCTCTGTTGATCCTGATGCAACTGCCTTGGTGTTTGCTTTGTGAATCGGTACCGACCCTCTCGAAAGTGTGCAGATTTGATCATGTTGCCTACTCAAAGTCGTCGGATGGGTATCACCTTTCAATTAATCAAGAGAGGATAGAGGATCCTGTTTTGATATGTGAAGCACTGGAAACCTATTTCAAGAGTGGGTGTTTGTTATGTGATTCCCAGGTGGAATCATGGAGGAGAATTGGCAAGGAGTACTGTCGTCAGGACTTTAACGTACCAGTCAATGTGAGGTGCAATCATATTTCTG TGGATTTAGTTCGGAGGGCAGGGAGGAAACTGTTGCTGCCGTTATCAGCAAATGTTTCCAACTTTGAGCAGTTGACCAGAAAGGGTCAGTTGCAAGAAGAAGAGCTAGATATTAAACATTCTTCACCATCAGATAATGTTCCTCTGGCTGTACCAGGAATCTTCCTCATCTGTTGTGCTTTTATGTGCCCTTGCGTTCATgcaaggaggaaagaaagaagcgaGCATAATGTTCTAGCTAGACAGCTGAATTCAA TGGATTCAGTTTCATCCATAGAAGTAGGTTCAACCTCTGGAAAGATCCCCACAACTCCACTCAGAGTGCCTCCTAGCCCATCTCGGTTCTCATTGTCTCCTCAATTGAGTACAATTGGATCAGTAAATCTCAGTATCAATCAGATCATCAAAGCTACTCAGAGCTTCTCTCCTTCATTAAGGTTAGGTGAAGGAGGATTTGGAACTGTGTACAAGGCTGTGCTGCCAGATGGTCTCATTGTTGCTATTAAACGAGCAAAGAAG GAACATATTCCAGCATTACGAGATGAATTTAGTAATGAAGTTGAACTTCTTGCGAAAATCGAGCATCAAAACTTGGTTAGGTTGCTTGGTTACACTGATAAAGGAAATGAGCGCATTATCATTACTGAGTATGTTCCAAATGGTACTCTCAGGGAGCATCTGGATG GTCAGCATGGCAAGATTTTGGACTTCAAGCAACGACTAGAAATAGCTATTGATGTTGCCCATGCCTTGACTTATCTCCATCTATATGCAG AAAAGACGATAATTCACCGAGATGTGAAGTCATCTAACATTCTGCTGACAGAAAGCTATAGAGCCAAGGTGTCTGACTTTGGGTTTGCAAGAACTGGCCCATCCGACACAGAACAGACTCACATCTCGACCAAAGTGAAAGGAACAGCTGGGTACCTTGACCCAGAATACCTAAGGACCTATCAACTCACGCCCAAGAGTGATGTATTTTCCTTTGGAATATTGCTCATAGAAATTCTCTCTGGAAGGCGTCCGGTGGAACTCAAGAGAGGCATAGATGAAAGAATTACTGTTAGATGG GCTTTTCATAAATATAATGTGGGCAATCCAAGGGACATTTTGGATCCTTTGCTGGAGGAAGTGGTAGATGAGGAGGTACTGGGGAAGATGCTCAGTTTGGCATTCCAATGTGCTGCCCCTACACGTGATGATCGACCGGACATGAAAGAAGTCGGAGAACAGCTGTGGGAGATACGAAGGGAAtttaggaagagcttcagtaAAAGCATAATGTAG